The DNA region ACGGCAAGCTGCATCGAGGCGCCGGCGACCGCGAACGGGTCAACACTCTGGCCGGCCTTTATCGCTTCGACGTGCAGGCGGGCGGCCTCGGCGAAGTTGCCGCGGTACTCTTCGACGGTGCCGAGGGTGAGCAGGGCGCGCGGTGCGGTCAGCGGCGCCAGCAATGAGGCCGCCGCGTCCAGTTGCCCGGCGCGGGTGTGAAGTACGGCGCGGTAGTAGGCGGCGGCGCGCTGCGCCGGTTGGAATGGGATTGATTCGAGCGCCCCGGTGATCGCTTCCAGGGCCGTGTCGTCGCGCCGGCCGTAAGCCAGTTCGGCCAGTCTCAGCAGCCGGGCCGTGTCCTGCTCGAAGGATTGGTTAGCCGTCGCTATTGCTGCTAAGATGCCCCGCGAAAGCTCGCGCCCGCCTGCCTTTCCAGGCAGAGCGGATACACTTCTCTCTTTGGAGCACTTCCCGACTATGAAAAAGCTGATCGCTGTTTCGTTCATCGTTCTAGCTCTGCCTGTCGCGGCGTCAATGGTTCACCTGAGCCGTGGGGCTCAAGCCTTCAACGTGGTCGCCGTCGCCGGTCATACAAAGGTCGGCGGCGGTTCCTGCACGTGCGGTGATGCCGATTGCGTTTATGACCCCGGCGAGTGCGACGGCCAGTTGCCCGGCGCGATTCCCGCCGGCGGCGCTGGCGTTGACGGCGCCGGCGTGATGCTGGCCATGTTCGCGCTGGGCCTCGCCGCCCGCTTCCTGCTCAAGCCGTAATAACTCGCCCCTTGCTCTTGTGGCCGCTGAAGGTTGAAAGCTCGCAGCGGCCACAGGGCGCGCGCCTCCGAGAGCCGGGGCGAGGCCTCAGCCCCGCACGAGTAGCTTTTCGCTCTGCGCGCTGCGCGGGTGCTTGGTGCAGATGAAGCCGGCCATGTGGTCGCGCCGGGCTCGACCGTAGTCGAACCATTCCGCCGGCCCGCCGCACTCGGCGCAACGGATGCCCAGCTCGGCGGCGGTCTTCGGCATGACGTATGGCCTCTGTGATGTGGCCTTCTTCTTCCGTGGCATTCGTCACACCCCCTCGGGCGGCGCGTCGCCGCGTTCTTCCTGGGGTTTTCCTTGCCTGGCGCGGACGGCCCGCTCGAATTCGTAATCGAGCCACGTCTTGAGGTCGCAGGGCATCAGCAGCGGGAAATTGTCTTGCATATGAGAGCCCTCGAATCTCAGCCGCGCCGGCCAGCCTTCAACCGCCGTTTGGTCTTCATGGTCTGCGGCTGGCGCGGCGCGTTGATTCTCAACCGTAAGTTTGTTACGTCGACATAACAAACTTAGTATATGCCCGCCGCCCGGCGGCGTCAATCCAATTCGTTATGTATCCGTAACAAACTCACTTGCTGGCCGGCGGGCTGGCGGTGTAGAATCGGCCTTGCCTGATTGTTATGCCGGCATTACGATTTCGGCTATGGCCAGGCGGAAAGGCGGGAGTGACTTGACCGTGCATGAAGTGGCGGGCCGACTCGGCACGACGGTTTCGACCGTCCGAGTGTGGCTGTCGCGCGGCAGGTTTCCGGGCGCCCGCAAAGAACAGAGCCCGGCTGGCGAATACTGGATGATCCCTGAAAGCGCGCTCGATGGCTTTGAAATGAGAAAGCCGGGACCCAAGCCCGGCGCGAAGAAGCCAACAGCCAAAAAAGCCAAGTCGAAATGAAGCGCAAGCTGCTCAAGGCCGGCGCGGTGGCCGGTCTGATGGGCGTGACGCCGCGCACCCTGGAGAACTGGGCCGCCGACCCCGCCGACGACTTCCCGAAGCCGGTCACGCGCAACGGCAAGTTTTACTGGGTCGAGTCGGAAGTTGATGACTACATCGAGAGGATGGTGGAGGCGCGCGACGCGGAGTGGGCCAAAATTCGGAAGGCACTTCAGGCGGCTAACAGCGCATGACTTCACAGGCGAGTTTTATTGACTCTTCCATTATAATGCCAGCAGATTGATGTAAGTTCTGCCCCTCCTGATTAACCTTTTCGGAAAGGTACTCTCATGCGAGCTGAATATCAGCGTAGGGCCAGCGGGCTATTCTGGCTGGGCCTCGGCATTACCGCGCTAGGCTGTTTTTTCGACCTGGCGATGCAATCGGATGGGCTGATGAGTGTGGACGGCGCTTCGCTGGCGGCTGTCGGCCAGGCGTTCGTGGGATTGCTGTTCGGGGTGTTGCTGCCCATCGCGAAGATATATGAGACGACGCAACTCAGCAAAGCCCCCGGCGTGGCGCTGGTGTCCGGCGCGATTCTGTTTGTTGCCTCGGGGGTGCTCGTCTCCGCCTGCCGCGCGTTCGCGAGAGGGAAGGGCTATGGCGTCGGCTTGGGCTACCTGGGATTGCTGGGGCTGGCCGGCGTGGTGGTGCTCATGTTTTTCCCAGACCGCACGGCGCCGGCGCGCGGCCCAGCTCGGTGATCAGTGATCGGCGCCGATGCGAACGCGCTAATGACGGTACACACTGGCGGCTTCGATCTCCGGGGGGAGTTTGCCCGCAAAAGCATCACACTGCGCCGGATGCTTGTTTGTCACCTGAAAGGCCGGAACGAAGTGGAGGAATGGGCAGCGCCGATTTGACAAACAAGGTGGCGCGGTATCATCAGTGGCGGGCAAACTGCCTTGAATTCGGATCGCGCGAAGCGCCGCTTAACTAGGTGACTGAGGCGCCTGCTGGCGCGGCCGCTGATCCTAGCTGCTTCAGCATGGAATGAAGCATGTCGAGCAACAGGATTAGTCTGGTCGACGCTTCGACGGTCGAATAGGTGAGCCACAGACCGTGGCTTACGGCATGGCGGTTTACGTCGCCCGGCTCGGCGTGGTTAGATGGATTATAGTCAACGTAGATCCTTTCAAGCATTGCCAAGTTATGGTAATTCGCAATTGCCTGGACGTCATCTAAGCTGATTTGATCTGCTGCGGGTATGGTGTCCAAGGTCACAAACTTATCAGTAAACCGCTTTTTGACTGTCTCGAAGCGCCAAGCCGTAAAGCCAGCGTCTTCGGTTTTGATGAATTCTCTAATGATGCCTTCGATCTGAATGATAAGGGTTGGCACGGTCAAGGTATATTTGCCCTCTTTGTGTGCCCAAAGTGCGTCTTCGAATATTTTCTTCCTTTCGCTGAAGCCGGACGCATCCCAGCCCTGGACGATATTGGCAAGTTCCTGGCATTCGTTAGAATTGAAATGACCCACTATATATTGCGTGAGATCATGGGCTGTAAGGTTGCCTTCGTGTGCAATGATTACTCTGTAAAACGACATAGGGAGGTCATTGATCACCCACCATCCATGCTTATACATAACCTCGGACGATTTCGCCATCTCGGCCTTCATTTCGTTGATGGTCTTGATAGCTCTCTGCAATCCTTCGACAATTGACTGCGCTTTGGCAGCAGCGCGGTCAATGGCCCCTCCTTCGGCCAGCGCCTTATCTATCCAATTCCCTGCCTGAGCGGCTCTGCTGATAGCACCCTCCATGAGTGTCCCGGCATTGCGGAGTAAGTCTTTGAGGAAGCGTAGTCTTGAATCCTCGGCTTTTCTCAATTGCTTAACTGCTTCATCTACTTGGTCAGTCATTATCATGCTCCGTATAATCGTTACTGCTCTCGCCTACCGTTAGTGCAGATTTTCGAAGTTGTTGTAGCCCTTCAATGTGGGAACATATGTGGGGTTCAACAACAAGAGCCACCTGGCAGGTGGCTCTAAGTATTTAATTCTAAAGTGCGCCCGGCACGACTCGAACGTGCGACCTTTTGGTTCGTAGCCAAACGCTCTATCCAACTGAGCTACGGGCGCTTAGACGGCACTGTTGTGAATCAGTGCTGAATTGTCAAAGCAGGATTATCGCAAACCGCCGCTTGTGGTGTCAACCGCAGTCAATTTCTATCAACCGCTCGCTTTTCTATCTACTGCTTGTCCCTCACCCTAACCCTGTTGCGCCTTCAACTACGCTTTGATAGAACTTCGAAGATGAACAAGCAGGCGGTCAGTGAAGCGCCCGAAAGCCTCGGCTACGTCATTCAAAACCTTAAAGCGGTCTATGGCGTCCCCGAATGCGAAGGCGGGCTCGACCCGCTCGATGTGCTGGTCGAAACCATCCTTTCGCAGTCAACCACAAATGCCAACAGCCAGCGCGCTTTTGCCAGCCTTAAACAGAAGTTCCCCAACTGGGACGCGGCGCGGCGGGCGCGCGTCACCTCCATCGAAGCGGCCATTCGCTCCGGCGGTCTGGCAAAACAGAAATCGCTCCGCATCAAACGGCTGCTGAAGGAAATCTATGAGCGGCGCGGCTCGCTCGACATCGGCTTTCTCCGTAGCGCGCCGCTTGACGAAGCCGTCGCCTTTCTCTCGAGCTTCAAAGGCGTTGGCCCCAAAACCGTCGCCTGCACCCTGTTGTTCGCCTGTGATCGTCCCATCTTTCCCATAGACACGCACATCTTTCGCATCGCGCGGCGTCTGGCGCTGATCCCTGAACGCTGCTCGGACGAGGAGGCCCACCGCTTGATGACCGCCATGATCCCCGCCGACCGCTACTATGAAGTTCACGTCAACTTGATTCGCCATGGTCGCCGCGTCTGCCGCCCACAGCAACCCGCCTGCGAGCAGTGCTGCCTGGTCGAGTATTGCGCTTATTACGAGACCAAGAGATAGCGGCGTCCGTCGCGGGATTTGTGCTAAACTTTTTGCTTATGAGCGCGACCCGAAAATTTAAGATCGGAAACATCGAGATCAAGCCCAACCTGGTGCTCGCGCCAATGGCCGGGGTCACCGATTCGTCGTTCCGCCGCTTGATCAAAGAGCTTGGCGGCGTCGGCTTGATCGTCACCGAGTTTATCTCGGTCGAAGGGCTGACGCGCGGCAACATGCGGACGCACCGCATGATGCGTTTTTTGCATGAAGAGCGCCCGCTGTCGATTCAGATCTTCGGCCACGACGAAGAGCGCATGGCGATGGCCGCCGAGATTATCGAAGAGAGCGGCGCCGACATCGTCGACATCAACTGCGGTTGCCCGGCGCGCAAGGTCACCAACGGCGGCGGCGGCTCGTCCTTGCTACGCGACCTGCCGCAGCTTGAAAAAATCCTGCGCCGCGTGCGCCGCGCCATCTCGATCCCGCTGACCATGAAGATTCGCACCGGCTGGGACGACAGCTCGATCAACGCCGTCGAAGTGGCGCGGCTGGTCGAAGATTGCGGCGGCGAGATGTTGGCCATTCACGGGCGCACGCGCACCCAGGGCTACAGCGGCCGCGCTAACTGGGAGATCATCACCGCCGTCAAGCGTGCCGTATCGATCCCCGTCGTCGGCTGCGGCGATGTGGTGACGGCGGAGCAGGCGTTGGCGCGGCTCGAAGAAAGCAGCGTTGATGCGGTGATGATCGGGCGCGGCGCGATTGCTAATCCCTGGATCTTTCGCCAGACCGCCGAGCTGATGCGCGGCGAGCGCCCACATCAGCCGACGCTGGGCGAAAAGCAGCAGGTGCTGCACAGGTATTATGAATTACTGAAAGATGAGCTGCACGAGCGCGCCCTGGCCGGCAAGCTCAAGCAGATGTGCGGCTACTTCACGCACGGCCTGGCGGGCGGTGCGCGGCTGCGCGAGCGCGTCTTTCATTCGCAGACGATTGCGGAAATCTTCAAGCAGATCGACGAGTATTTCGCGGCGATGATCGAGCATGGCCTGCCGCCTGATCACCATGCGCTGGCGGACGGGGCAGAGTTCGTTGACCGCGGCCCGCGCGACCCGAAGTGCGCCGAGTTTACGAACGCC from Blastocatellia bacterium includes:
- a CDS encoding helix-turn-helix domain-containing protein codes for the protein MHEVAGRLGTTVSTVRVWLSRGRFPGARKEQSPAGEYWMIPESALDGFEMRKPGPKPGAKKPTAKKAKSK
- a CDS encoding transcriptional regulator; translation: MKRKLLKAGAVAGLMGVTPRTLENWAADPADDFPKPVTRNGKFYWVESEVDDYIERMVEARDAEWAKIRKALQAANSA
- a CDS encoding endonuclease III encodes the protein MNKQAVSEAPESLGYVIQNLKAVYGVPECEGGLDPLDVLVETILSQSTTNANSQRAFASLKQKFPNWDAARRARVTSIEAAIRSGGLAKQKSLRIKRLLKEIYERRGSLDIGFLRSAPLDEAVAFLSSFKGVGPKTVACTLLFACDRPIFPIDTHIFRIARRLALIPERCSDEEAHRLMTAMIPADRYYEVHVNLIRHGRRVCRPQQPACEQCCLVEYCAYYETKR
- the dusB gene encoding tRNA dihydrouridine synthase DusB, with translation MSATRKFKIGNIEIKPNLVLAPMAGVTDSSFRRLIKELGGVGLIVTEFISVEGLTRGNMRTHRMMRFLHEERPLSIQIFGHDEERMAMAAEIIEESGADIVDINCGCPARKVTNGGGGSSLLRDLPQLEKILRRVRRAISIPLTMKIRTGWDDSSINAVEVARLVEDCGGEMLAIHGRTRTQGYSGRANWEIITAVKRAVSIPVVGCGDVVTAEQALARLEESSVDAVMIGRGAIANPWIFRQTAELMRGERPHQPTLGEKQQVLHRYYELLKDELHERALAGKLKQMCGYFTHGLAGGARLRERVFHSQTIAEIFKQIDEYFAAMIEHGLPPDHHALADGAEFVDRGPRDPKCAEFTNAAPSAG